In Candidatus Omnitrophota bacterium, a single genomic region encodes these proteins:
- a CDS encoding AAA family ATPase, whose translation MKIISIANQKGGCGKTTTAINLASTLAFNGQKTLLIDLDPQAHATLGLNIDDANSLYNVISKLTPKKLKIKDIIKHVDKNFDIAPSNVLVGTLEQELADEIGRELKLVEVLAEVKDKYDCILIDCPPSLGFLTVNAIRASDEIIIPVETSRFSMQGVDHLMDIVNLIRDRLNHAVTTRVLITMFDSRLRHSFSMFAKMKEKFGKELYDTIVHVNVKLKEAAVMGQAVIKYDKYCRGAKDYLSLAREILTIERQAAGPAYEPSGRMRELVEKKSAEFLNAAHFSLKAPGARSVYVTGSFNDWSLDESCCMNKKNDTWALTLPLSPGVYRYQFIVDGKWHRDPQNTQTERNSFGDINSVIEVKG comes from the coding sequence ATGAAGATCATTTCAATAGCCAATCAAAAAGGCGGGTGCGGCAAGACAACGACGGCCATCAATCTGGCCTCGACGCTGGCTTTCAACGGCCAAAAGACGCTTTTGATCGACCTTGACCCCCAGGCCCACGCCACGCTGGGACTCAACATCGACGACGCAAATTCTTTGTACAATGTCATTTCCAAGCTCACCCCCAAGAAATTGAAGATCAAGGACATCATCAAACACGTGGACAAAAATTTTGATATCGCGCCTTCCAATGTTCTGGTGGGAACGCTGGAACAGGAATTGGCGGACGAGATCGGCCGGGAATTGAAGCTCGTTGAAGTCCTCGCCGAGGTCAAAGACAAGTACGACTGCATTTTGATCGATTGTCCGCCGAGTTTAGGGTTCCTGACGGTCAACGCCATCCGTGCTAGCGATGAGATCATCATCCCGGTTGAGACCAGCCGTTTTTCCATGCAGGGGGTGGACCATTTGATGGACATCGTCAACCTGATCCGTGACCGGCTCAACCATGCGGTGACGACACGGGTCCTCATCACCATGTTCGATTCCCGTTTGCGTCATTCTTTTTCCATGTTCGCCAAGATGAAAGAGAAGTTCGGCAAAGAGCTTTACGACACCATCGTCCATGTCAACGTCAAGTTAAAAGAGGCCGCCGTGATGGGCCAGGCCGTTATTAAATACGACAAATACTGCCGTGGGGCCAAAGATTATTTGAGTTTGGCGCGTGAGATCCTGACCATTGAACGCCAGGCCGCAGGTCCCGCCTATGAACCTTCCGGGCGCATGCGTGAGCTGGTGGAAAAAAAGTCCGCCGAATTCCTGAATGCCGCCCATTTTTCCCTGAAAGCGCCCGGCGCGCGTTCCGTCTATGTGACGGGCAGTTTCAATGACTGGTCCCTGGACGAGTCCTGCTGTATGAACAAGAAGAACGACACCTGGGCCCTGACCCTGCCGCTTTCGCCCGGGGTCTACAGATACCAGTTCATCGTGGACGGGAAATGGCACCGCGACCCGCAGAATACCCAAACCGAGCGCAATTCTTTCGGTGATATCAATTCCGTCATTGAGGTCAAGGGCTGA